One Pseudomonas abieticivorans genomic region harbors:
- the fliH gene encoding flagellar assembly protein FliH, which translates to MSRANQEPASELIRAEDLKAVDLWALPSFDPQVPEPEPEPEPIVEEIEEVPLDEVQPLTLEELESIRQEAYNEGFSAGEKDGFHSTQLKVRQEAEAALAVKLQGLEVLMGHLMQPIADQDSQIEKSLVELVGHISRQVIQRELKMDSSQIEQVLREALKLLPMGAGNVRIFINPQDFELVKALRDKHEETWRIVEDDALQPGGCRVESEHSRIDATMETRITQAIGQLFDQLHEQALHPAEPDVSVELGAADAP; encoded by the coding sequence ATGTCCCGCGCCAACCAAGAACCCGCCAGCGAACTGATCCGTGCCGAAGACCTCAAGGCCGTCGACCTGTGGGCGCTACCCAGTTTCGACCCGCAAGTTCCGGAGCCTGAGCCAGAGCCTGAGCCCATCGTCGAGGAAATCGAGGAGGTGCCGCTCGATGAAGTGCAGCCGCTGACCCTCGAAGAGCTCGAAAGCATTCGCCAGGAAGCCTACAACGAAGGCTTCAGTGCCGGCGAAAAGGACGGTTTCCACAGCACTCAGCTCAAGGTACGCCAGGAGGCCGAGGCCGCTTTGGCAGTAAAACTGCAAGGCCTTGAAGTGCTGATGGGCCACCTGATGCAACCGATTGCCGACCAGGACAGCCAGATTGAAAAGTCCTTGGTGGAACTGGTGGGGCATATCAGCCGCCAGGTAATCCAGCGTGAACTGAAAATGGATTCCAGCCAGATCGAACAAGTGCTGCGCGAAGCGTTGAAGCTGCTGCCCATGGGCGCCGGCAATGTGCGGATTTTCATCAACCCGCAAGACTTCGAACTGGTCAAGGCCCTGCGCGACAAGCACGAGGAAACGTGGCGTATCGTCGAGGACGACGCCCTGCAGCCTGGCGGTTGCCGCGTGGAGTCGGAGCACAGCCGTATCGATGCGACCATGGAAACCCGCATTACCCAGGCCATCGGCCAGTTGTTCGACCAACTGCATGAACAGGCGCTGCACCCGGCCGAGCCGGATGTCAGTGTTGAACTGGGCGCCGCCGATGCGCCTTGA
- the fliG gene encoding flagellar motor switch protein FliG: MSNNQALAAKLTKVDKAAILLLSLGETDAAQVLRHMGPKEVQRVGVAMAQMRNVHREQVEQVMSEFVEIVGDQTSLGVGSDTYIRKMLTSALGEDKANGLIDRILLGGNTSGLDSLKWMEPRAVADVIRFEHPQIQAIVVAYLDADQAGEVLGHFDHKVRLDIILRVSSLNTVQPAALKELNTILEKQFSGNSNAARTTLGGIKRAADIMNFLDSSVEGALMDSIREIDEDLSGQIEDLMFVFNNLADVDDRGIQALLREVSSDVLVLALKGSDEGVKEKIFKNMSKRAAELLRDDLEAKGPVRVSDVETAQKEILTIARRMAEAGEIVLGGKGGEEMI, from the coding sequence ATGAGTAATAACCAAGCGCTTGCCGCCAAACTGACCAAGGTCGACAAGGCCGCCATCCTGCTGCTGTCCCTGGGCGAGACCGATGCTGCCCAGGTGCTGCGGCACATGGGGCCCAAGGAAGTGCAGCGGGTGGGCGTGGCCATGGCGCAAATGCGCAACGTGCACCGCGAGCAGGTCGAGCAGGTAATGAGCGAGTTCGTCGAGATCGTCGGCGACCAGACCAGCCTGGGCGTCGGCTCCGACACTTACATCCGCAAGATGCTCACCTCGGCATTGGGTGAAGACAAGGCCAACGGCCTGATCGACCGCATCCTGCTGGGTGGCAACACCAGCGGCCTGGACAGCCTCAAGTGGATGGAACCGCGTGCCGTGGCCGATGTGATCCGCTTCGAGCACCCACAGATCCAGGCGATCGTGGTGGCTTATCTTGATGCCGACCAGGCCGGTGAAGTGCTCGGGCACTTCGACCACAAGGTGCGCCTGGACATCATCCTGCGCGTCTCGTCGTTGAATACCGTGCAGCCGGCCGCTCTGAAAGAGCTGAACACCATTCTGGAGAAGCAGTTCTCGGGCAACTCCAATGCCGCACGTACCACCTTGGGCGGCATCAAGCGCGCGGCAGACATCATGAACTTCCTCGACAGTTCGGTCGAAGGTGCGCTCATGGACTCCATCCGCGAGATCGACGAAGACCTGTCCGGTCAGATCGAAGACCTTATGTTCGTGTTCAACAACCTGGCCGATGTCGACGACCGCGGTATCCAGGCACTGTTGCGCGAGGTGTCCTCCGACGTGCTGGTGCTGGCACTCAAGGGCTCGGACGAAGGCGTCAAGGAAAAGATCTTCAAGAACATGTCCAAGCGTGCGGCCGAGTTGTTGCGCGACGACCTGGAAGCCAAGGGGCCGGTGCGCGTCAGCGACGTCGAAACCGCGCAGAAGGAAATCCTCACCATTGCCCGCCGCATGGCCGAGGCCGGCGAAATCGTGCTGGGCGGCAAGGGCGGCGAAGAGATGATCTAA
- the fliF gene encoding flagellar basal-body MS-ring/collar protein FliF translates to MAEAVVDNVPAKSGAPAGGKPPLLGLSFLENLSQMTVLRQVGLLVGLAASVAIGFAVVLWSQQPDYRPLYGSLSGMDTKQVMETLGAADIPYTVEPNSGALLVKSDDIARARMKLAAAGVAPSDGNVGYEIMDKDQGLGTSQFMEATRYRRGLEGELARTISSLNNVKGARVHLAIPKSSVFVRDDRKPTASVLVEMFPGRNLEPGQVLAIINLVATSVPELEKSGVSVVDQKGNLLSDQAQDSELTMAGKQFDYSRKMESMLTQRVHNILEPVLGNDRYKAEVSADVDFSAVESTSEQFNPDQPALRSEQSVTEQRSSGSGPSGVPGALSNQPPGPATAPQKTGQAAAPGAPTAVPPGQPLLDANGQQIMDPATGQPMLAPYPADKRNQSTKNFELDRSISHTKQQQGRLTRLSVAVVVDDQVKTNAANGEVTRTPWNADELARFTRLVQDAVGFDASRGDSVTVINAPFSAERGEVIPEIAFYQQPWFWDIVKQVLGVLFILLLVFGVLRPVLNNITGNGKGKQLAGLDGDVELGGMGGLDGELANDRVSLGGPQSILLPSPSEGYDAQLNAIKSLVAEDPGRVAQVVKEWINADE, encoded by the coding sequence ATGGCAGAAGCAGTCGTGGATAACGTGCCGGCCAAGAGCGGTGCCCCAGCAGGTGGCAAGCCACCGCTGTTGGGCCTGTCTTTCCTGGAAAACCTTTCCCAGATGACGGTGCTGCGTCAGGTTGGCCTGTTGGTGGGGCTGGCGGCCAGTGTCGCGATTGGTTTTGCCGTGGTGCTGTGGTCCCAGCAGCCCGACTACCGGCCGTTGTACGGCAGCCTGTCGGGCATGGACACCAAGCAGGTCATGGAAACCCTGGGCGCCGCCGACATCCCCTACACCGTGGAGCCGAACTCCGGTGCCTTGCTGGTCAAGTCCGATGACATCGCCCGTGCCCGCATGAAGCTCGCCGCCGCCGGCGTGGCGCCTAGCGACGGCAACGTTGGCTACGAAATCATGGACAAGGACCAAGGCCTGGGTACCAGCCAGTTCATGGAAGCCACCCGCTACCGCCGTGGCCTGGAAGGCGAACTGGCGCGCACCATTTCCAGCCTGAACAACGTCAAGGGTGCCCGCGTGCACCTGGCCATTCCGAAAAGCTCGGTGTTCGTGCGCGACGATCGCAAGCCCACCGCTTCGGTGCTGGTCGAGATGTTCCCGGGTCGCAACCTGGAACCAGGCCAAGTGCTGGCCATTATCAACCTGGTCGCCACCAGCGTCCCGGAACTGGAAAAATCCGGCGTCTCGGTCGTGGACCAGAAGGGCAACCTGCTGTCTGACCAGGCACAGGATTCCGAACTGACCATGGCCGGCAAGCAGTTCGACTACAGCCGCAAGATGGAAAGCATGCTTACCCAGCGCGTGCACAACATCCTGGAGCCGGTGCTGGGCAATGACCGCTACAAGGCCGAAGTATCGGCCGACGTAGACTTCAGTGCCGTGGAGTCCACCTCCGAGCAGTTCAACCCCGACCAGCCAGCCCTGCGCAGCGAGCAGTCGGTCACCGAGCAGCGCTCCAGCGGCAGCGGGCCCAGTGGCGTGCCCGGTGCCCTCAGCAACCAGCCGCCAGGCCCGGCCACCGCGCCGCAGAAAACCGGCCAGGCCGCCGCGCCCGGTGCGCCGACTGCCGTGCCGCCAGGTCAGCCGTTGCTGGACGCCAATGGTCAGCAGATCATGGACCCGGCCACCGGCCAGCCGATGCTGGCGCCATACCCGGCCGACAAGCGTAACCAGTCGACCAAGAACTTCGAGCTGGACCGTTCCATCAGCCACACCAAGCAGCAGCAGGGTCGCCTGACTCGCCTGTCGGTCGCGGTGGTGGTGGATGACCAGGTCAAGACCAACGCCGCCAATGGCGAGGTTACCCGTACCCCGTGGAACGCCGACGAATTGGCGCGCTTTACCCGTCTGGTACAAGACGCCGTGGGCTTCGACGCCAGCCGTGGCGACAGCGTGACGGTCATCAATGCACCGTTCTCGGCTGAGCGTGGCGAGGTGATTCCGGAAATCGCCTTCTACCAGCAGCCGTGGTTCTGGGACATCGTCAAGCAAGTGCTGGGCGTGCTGTTTATCCTGCTGTTGGTGTTCGGGGTACTGCGCCCTGTGCTTAACAACATCACCGGCAATGGCAAGGGCAAGCAACTGGCCGGCCTGGACGGCGACGTCGAGCTGGGCGGCATGGGTGGCCTTGATGGCGAACTGGCCAACGACCGCGTCAGCCTGGGCGGGCCGCAGAGTATTCTGTTGCCAAGCCCGAGCGAAGGCTACGACGCTCAGTTGAACGCCATCAAGAGTCTGGTGGCAGAAGACCCGGGTCGCGTGGCCCAGGTCGTGAAAGAGTGGATCAACGCCGATGAGTAA
- the fliE gene encoding flagellar hook-basal body complex protein FliE — MSQGVEFNRLIMDMRAMQADAMGQSKSIAATPEASGGSFADLLGQAVNKVADTQKASDQLANAFEIGTSGVDLTDVMVASQKASVSFQALTQVRNKLTQAYQDIMQMPV; from the coding sequence ATGAGCCAAGGTGTTGAATTCAATCGTTTGATAATGGACATGCGGGCCATGCAGGCCGACGCCATGGGCCAGTCGAAAAGCATCGCCGCGACGCCTGAGGCTTCCGGCGGCAGCTTTGCCGACCTGCTGGGCCAGGCTGTCAACAAAGTGGCTGATACCCAGAAAGCCTCTGACCAATTGGCCAATGCCTTCGAGATCGGCACCAGCGGCGTGGACCTCACCGACGTGATGGTTGCCTCGCAGAAAGCCAGTGTGTCGTTCCAGGCACTGACACAGGTACGTAACAAGCTGACACAGGCGTACCAAGACATCATGCAGATGCCGGTATAA
- a CDS encoding sigma-54-dependent transcriptional regulator: MPINVLLVEDDRALREALGDTLELGGYAYRAVGSAEEALELVGKEPFSLVISDVNMPGMCGHQLLGQLRARLPQLPVLLMTAHGAVERAVDAMRQGAVDYLVKPFLPKALLDLVARHAAGSLASLDKQGPVAIEPASQQLLELAARVARSDSTVLISGESGTGKEVLARFIHQQSGRASGPFIAINCAAIPDNMLEATLFGHEKGSFTGAIAAQAGKFEQADGGTLLLDEISEMPLGLQAKLLRVLQEREVERVGARKPIALDIRVVATTNRDLAGEVAAGRFREDLYYRLSVFPLAWRPLRQRTADILPLAERLLAKHVNKMKHAPVRLAPVAQACLVSYPWPGNVRELDNAIQRALILQQGGLIQAEDFCLAGPIGSLPVAALSPVVPIRAQPAPVETDGEGAGALGDDLRRREYQMIIDTLRTERGRRKEAAERLGISPRTLRYKLAQMRDAGMDVEGCLYAS, encoded by the coding sequence ATGCCCATTAATGTGCTGCTGGTCGAGGACGACCGCGCCCTGCGTGAAGCGCTGGGTGACACCCTGGAATTGGGCGGCTACGCCTACCGTGCCGTAGGCTCGGCCGAAGAGGCATTGGAGCTGGTCGGCAAGGAACCCTTCAGCCTGGTCATCAGTGACGTCAACATGCCGGGCATGTGTGGCCATCAGTTGCTTGGCCAACTGCGCGCCCGCCTGCCGCAGTTGCCCGTGCTGTTGATGACTGCCCACGGCGCGGTAGAGCGGGCCGTGGATGCCATGCGGCAAGGCGCGGTGGACTACCTGGTCAAGCCGTTCCTGCCCAAGGCGCTGCTCGATCTGGTGGCACGGCATGCCGCTGGCAGCCTGGCCTCGCTGGACAAGCAAGGGCCGGTGGCCATCGAGCCGGCCAGCCAGCAGTTGCTGGAGTTGGCAGCCCGGGTTGCACGCAGTGACTCTACCGTATTGATCTCAGGCGAGTCGGGCACGGGCAAGGAAGTGTTGGCGCGCTTCATTCATCAGCAGTCCGGGCGTGCCAGTGGCCCCTTCATTGCCATCAACTGCGCAGCCATCCCCGACAACATGCTCGAGGCCACGCTGTTTGGCCATGAAAAAGGCTCGTTCACCGGCGCCATCGCTGCCCAGGCCGGCAAGTTCGAGCAGGCCGACGGCGGTACGTTGCTGCTCGATGAAATTTCTGAAATGCCGTTGGGCCTGCAAGCCAAATTACTTCGGGTATTGCAGGAGCGCGAAGTAGAGCGGGTGGGTGCGCGCAAACCCATCGCCTTGGACATCCGCGTGGTGGCCACCACCAACCGCGACCTGGCTGGCGAAGTGGCGGCCGGGCGCTTCCGTGAAGACCTCTATTACAGGCTCTCGGTTTTCCCGTTGGCCTGGCGGCCGCTGCGTCAACGGACCGCCGATATCTTGCCGTTGGCCGAGCGGCTGTTGGCCAAACACGTCAATAAAATGAAGCATGCCCCCGTGCGCCTGGCACCCGTGGCCCAGGCATGCCTGGTGAGTTACCCGTGGCCCGGCAATGTGCGCGAGCTGGACAACGCAATCCAGCGTGCGCTGATCCTGCAACAGGGCGGGCTTATCCAGGCCGAAGACTTCTGCCTGGCAGGGCCCATAGGCAGCCTGCCGGTGGCCGCCCTCTCGCCGGTGGTGCCGATCCGGGCACAGCCGGCGCCCGTCGAAACCGACGGTGAAGGTGCCGGTGCGCTGGGCGACGACCTGCGCCGGCGCGAATACCAGATGATCATCGACACCCTGCGCACCGAGCGGGGCCGGCGCAAGGAGGCGGCAGAACGCCTGGGCATCAGCCCCCGCACCCTGCGGTACAAACTGGCACAGATGCGCGACGCCGGGATGGATGTCGAAGGGTGTTTGTACGCGAGCTGA
- a CDS encoding sensor histidine kinase, protein MPQAAPQSCAPEPEGHPCVEQASRLGLEQAFALFNQMSTQLSDSYGMLEARVAELKGELAIVSAQRMAELAEKERLANRLQNLLDLLPGGVIVIDAQGVVREANPTALELLGEPLEGEMWRHVIARCFAPREDDGHEISLKDGRRLSIATRSLDAEPGQLVLLNDLTETRRLQGQLARHERLSSLGRMVASLAHQIRTPLSAALLYASHLTEQALPVETQQRFAGRLKERLHELEHQVRDMLVFARGELPLNDRVAPAELFRALQAAAHTQVQEHPVRWQCDSHHGELLCNRDTLVGTLLNLVENALQASREKVRLKVHMFTRDNAVHLCVSDNGSGIAPQILSRLGEPFFTTKTTGTGLGLAVVKAVARAHRGELNLRSRVGRGTCARVVLPLLAGPTMEEPSHAH, encoded by the coding sequence ATGCCCCAGGCCGCCCCCCAGTCCTGTGCCCCTGAACCTGAGGGCCACCCCTGCGTCGAGCAGGCCAGCCGACTTGGCCTGGAGCAGGCGTTCGCGTTGTTCAACCAGATGTCGACGCAGCTCAGCGATTCCTACGGCATGCTCGAGGCCCGCGTTGCGGAGCTCAAGGGCGAGTTGGCGATCGTCAGTGCCCAGCGCATGGCTGAGCTTGCCGAGAAAGAGCGCCTGGCCAACCGCCTGCAAAACCTGCTGGACTTGCTGCCGGGCGGGGTCATCGTGATCGACGCCCAAGGCGTTGTGCGGGAAGCCAACCCCACGGCGCTCGAACTGCTGGGCGAGCCGCTGGAGGGCGAGATGTGGCGCCACGTGATCGCTCGCTGTTTTGCCCCGCGTGAAGACGACGGCCATGAAATCTCCCTCAAGGATGGCCGGCGCCTGTCCATCGCCACCCGTTCGCTGGATGCCGAGCCTGGCCAGTTGGTGTTGCTCAACGACCTGACGGAAACCCGTCGCCTGCAAGGGCAATTGGCCCGTCACGAGCGCCTCTCTTCGCTGGGGCGCATGGTGGCCTCGCTCGCTCACCAGATTCGCACGCCGCTGTCGGCCGCCTTGCTGTACGCCAGCCATTTGACCGAGCAGGCGTTGCCCGTGGAAACCCAGCAGCGCTTTGCCGGGCGCCTGAAAGAACGCCTACACGAGCTTGAGCACCAGGTGCGCGACATGCTGGTGTTTGCCCGCGGCGAACTGCCGCTCAATGATCGCGTGGCGCCGGCCGAGCTGTTCAGGGCACTGCAGGCCGCCGCTCATACCCAAGTGCAGGAGCACCCTGTGCGCTGGCAGTGCGACAGCCACCACGGCGAGTTGCTGTGCAACCGCGACACCTTGGTCGGTACCTTGCTCAACCTGGTGGAGAACGCCCTGCAGGCCAGTCGCGAGAAGGTCCGCCTGAAGGTGCACATGTTTACCCGCGACAACGCCGTGCACCTGTGTGTCAGCGACAACGGCAGCGGCATCGCCCCGCAGATCCTGTCGCGCTTGGGGGAGCCGTTTTTCACCACCAAGACCACCGGCACTGGCCTGGGCCTGGCAGTGGTCAAGGCCGTGGCTCGGGCGCACCGGGGTGAATTGAATTTGCGCTCGCGCGTCGGTCGCGGTACCTGCGCGCGGGTAGTGCTGCCATTGCTTGCCGGGCCCACCATGGAGGAGCCAAGCCATGCCCATTAA
- a CDS encoding sigma-54 dependent transcriptional regulator: MWRETKILLIDDDSVRRRDLAVILNFLGEDNLSCASSDWQQTVDSLSSSREVLCVLVGAVSSPGALPGLLKTVSGWDEFLPVLLLGETSSAELPDDLRRRVLSNLEMPPSYSKLLDSLHRAQVYREMYDQARERGRQREPNLFRSLVGTSRAIQHVRQMMQQVADTDASVLILGESGTGKEVVARNLHYHSKRRDAPFVPVNCGAIPAELLESELFGHEKGAFTGAITSRAGRFELANGGTLFLDEIGDMPLPMQVKLLRVLQERTFERVGSNKTQSIDVRIIAATHKNLENMIEVGTFREDLYYRLNVFPIEMAPLRERVEDIPLLMNELISRMEHEKRGSIRFNSAAIMSLCRHGWPGNVRELANLVERMAIMHPYGVIGVAELPKKFRYVDDEDEQLVDSLRSDLEERVAINGHTPDFTTSAMLPPEGLDLKDYLGGLEQGLIQQALDDANGIVARAAERLRIRRTTLVEKMRKYGMSRREGDDQADD; encoded by the coding sequence ATGTGGCGTGAAACCAAAATTCTGCTAATCGATGACGATAGCGTTCGCCGCCGCGACCTGGCGGTGATTCTCAATTTTCTCGGCGAAGACAACCTGTCCTGCGCCAGCTCCGACTGGCAGCAGACGGTCGATTCCCTGTCCTCCAGCCGCGAAGTGCTTTGCGTGCTGGTGGGCGCTGTCAGCTCGCCGGGCGCTCTGCCTGGGCTTCTTAAGACAGTGTCGGGCTGGGATGAGTTCCTTCCGGTGCTACTTTTAGGTGAAACGTCTTCTGCCGAGTTGCCAGATGACTTGCGCCGCCGCGTATTGTCCAACCTCGAGATGCCGCCCAGCTACAGCAAGCTGCTGGATTCCCTGCACCGTGCCCAGGTGTATCGCGAAATGTACGATCAGGCGCGTGAGCGCGGTCGCCAGCGTGAGCCCAACCTGTTCCGCAGCCTGGTAGGCACCAGCCGCGCCATCCAGCATGTGCGCCAGATGATGCAACAGGTTGCCGACACCGACGCCAGCGTGTTGATCCTGGGCGAGTCGGGCACCGGCAAAGAGGTGGTTGCGCGCAACCTGCATTACCACTCCAAGCGCCGCGACGCGCCATTCGTGCCGGTCAACTGCGGGGCTATCCCGGCCGAGTTGCTGGAAAGCGAACTGTTCGGCCATGAAAAGGGCGCCTTCACCGGGGCGATCACCAGCCGCGCCGGGCGTTTCGAGTTGGCCAACGGCGGTACCTTGTTCCTCGACGAAATCGGCGACATGCCGCTGCCGATGCAGGTCAAGCTGCTGCGCGTGCTGCAGGAGCGTACCTTCGAGCGCGTGGGCAGCAACAAGACCCAGAGCATCGACGTGCGCATCATTGCCGCCACGCACAAGAACCTGGAAAACATGATCGAGGTCGGGACCTTCCGCGAAGACCTGTACTACCGCCTCAATGTATTCCCCATCGAGATGGCGCCGCTGCGCGAGCGCGTCGAAGATATTCCGTTGCTGATGAACGAATTGATCTCGCGCATGGAGCACGAAAAGCGCGGCTCGATCCGTTTCAACTCTGCCGCCATCATGTCGCTGTGCCGGCATGGCTGGCCGGGTAACGTCCGCGAACTGGCCAACCTGGTGGAGCGCATGGCGATCATGCATCCCTATGGCGTGATCGGCGTTGCAGAGCTGCCGAAAAAATTCCGCTACGTGGACGACGAAGACGAGCAACTGGTCGACAGCCTGCGTTCGGACCTGGAAGAGCGCGTGGCCATCAACGGCCATACGCCCGACTTCACCACCAGTGCCATGCTGCCCCCCGAAGGCCTGGACCTCAAGGACTACCTCGGTGGGCTGGAGCAGGGCTTGATCCAGCAGGCGCTCGATGATGCCAACGGTATCGTCGCGCGCGCCGCCGAACGCCTGCGCATTCGCCGTACCACTCTGGTGGAAAAAATGCGCAAGTACGGCATGAGCCGCCGGGAAGGTGACGATCAGGCAGATGATTGA
- the fliT gene encoding flagellar protein FliT: protein MSALQRIEDTSHALTDALAARDWEAIRELDRQCRACVDALSVEDRADETQLRDKLEGLLAVYRQLLDVSRGERAAIVDEMSQLKHAHNAAKVYHLFR, encoded by the coding sequence ATGAGTGCACTGCAGCGTATTGAAGACACCAGCCACGCCCTGACCGATGCCCTGGCGGCGCGGGATTGGGAAGCCATTCGCGAACTCGACCGCCAATGCCGGGCTTGCGTCGACGCGCTGTCAGTGGAAGACCGGGCCGACGAAACGCAATTACGCGACAAGCTGGAGGGGTTGTTGGCTGTGTATCGCCAACTGCTGGACGTCAGCCGAGGGGAACGGGCGGCAATTGTCGACGAGATGTCGCAACTGAAACATGCGCACAATGCCGCAAAGGTTTACCATCTGTTCCGTTAA
- the fliS gene encoding flagellar export chaperone FliS: MNPMKALRQYQKVSSVAQTSEASPHRLVQMLMEGGLDRLAQAKGALSRGQIAQKGIMLSKAIEIIGGLRAGIDPEKNGIDPEGLQQVDALYAYMMQRLGEANRTNDPEMIDEVAKLLITVKSGWDAIATNE; the protein is encoded by the coding sequence ATGAACCCCATGAAAGCCCTTCGCCAATATCAGAAGGTCAGCTCCGTAGCGCAGACCTCCGAGGCGAGCCCGCACCGCTTGGTGCAGATGCTCATGGAAGGTGGGCTCGACCGCCTGGCGCAGGCCAAGGGTGCGTTGAGCCGCGGCCAGATTGCACAGAAGGGCATCATGCTGAGCAAGGCCATCGAGATCATCGGCGGTTTGCGCGCCGGTATTGATCCTGAAAAAAACGGTATCGATCCCGAAGGCCTGCAACAGGTCGACGCGTTGTATGCTTACATGATGCAGCGCCTGGGCGAGGCCAACCGCACCAACGATCCGGAAATGATCGATGAGGTGGCCAAGCTGTTGATTACCGTGAAGAGTGGCTGGGACGCCATCGCGACCAACGAGTAA
- the fliD gene encoding flagellar filament capping protein FliD has translation MTTTTATTSVSSSGGITVSGVGSGIDTSSIVEALVNAQKAPKQTQITTQLSTVAAQKSAVDAVNTALTTFTTAIAALNDTTKFIGLAATSANESVATATSSNKAAAGTYDLLVTQLATGSKVTTAAVSGGASTVMTTAATTLSISQGTGTSYSVSLGANTTLSGVRDAINSQLQSKGITANLVTDSTGASRLVLSSTTTGADTGLSMSGVTALDIDGSMAGSNTGAGYLGKIPQDAKYSIDGLDMTSASNTLDSAISGVTINLTGASTGTTPTVITVGSSTDDLKTSVQSFVTAYNALMTTINAQTAVTASGATASTSTSATTTAGALTGDAGIRNLLASIQGQLTKSGSSGSLSIISQLGVSTQSDGSLELDDTKWTAAMTNSAGDVAGLFVGDSGLLSRLTSVITPYTQTGGILQTRIKSYDASTTDLNNQQTDLDSRMDTLTTTLTAKYSAMDTLVAQLNATSTSVMTTLNSLNTKSSD, from the coding sequence ATGACCACTACTACCGCAACGACTTCGGTCAGCAGCTCTGGCGGCATCACCGTCAGCGGCGTGGGTTCGGGTATCGATACCTCGAGTATCGTCGAGGCCTTGGTCAATGCGCAAAAAGCGCCCAAGCAAACCCAGATCACCACCCAGCTATCGACCGTCGCGGCCCAGAAGTCGGCCGTGGATGCGGTGAACACGGCCTTGACCACGTTCACCACGGCGATAGCGGCGCTTAACGACACTACGAAGTTCATCGGTCTGGCGGCAACTTCCGCCAATGAGTCCGTCGCCACAGCGACCTCTTCGAACAAGGCTGCGGCAGGTACTTACGACCTGTTGGTCACTCAGTTGGCGACAGGTTCGAAGGTCACCACCGCAGCGGTTTCGGGCGGCGCAAGCACCGTGATGACCACCGCCGCCACTACCCTGAGTATCTCTCAGGGCACGGGCACCTCGTACAGCGTCTCCCTGGGTGCCAACACCACGCTATCCGGCGTTCGCGATGCCATCAATAGCCAACTGCAGTCCAAGGGCATTACGGCCAACCTGGTGACCGACTCCACTGGTGCCTCGCGCCTGGTGTTGTCCTCCACCACCACCGGTGCCGACACAGGGCTGTCCATGAGCGGTGTCACAGCCTTGGACATTGATGGCAGCATGGCGGGCTCCAATACCGGCGCTGGTTACTTGGGCAAAATCCCGCAGGATGCCAAATACAGCATCGACGGCCTGGACATGACCAGTGCCAGCAACACGCTGGACTCGGCCATCAGTGGTGTGACCATCAACCTGACCGGTGCTTCGACGGGTACCACACCCACCGTGATCACAGTGGGTTCCAGCACCGACGATTTGAAGACTTCGGTGCAGAGTTTTGTCACGGCTTATAACGCACTGATGACAACCATCAATGCGCAGACAGCGGTTACCGCCTCGGGGGCCACGGCCAGTACCAGTACCTCGGCAACCACTACCGCTGGCGCGTTGACCGGTGATGCTGGTATCCGCAACTTGCTGGCTTCGATCCAGGGGCAGTTGACCAAGTCCGGGTCCAGCGGCAGCCTGAGCATCATTTCCCAGTTGGGCGTCAGTACTCAAAGCGACGGTAGCCTTGAGCTGGACGATACCAAGTGGACCGCTGCAATGACCAACAGCGCTGGCGACGTCGCTGGCTTGTTCGTCGGCGATTCGGGGTTGCTCAGCCGCCTGACGTCGGTGATCACGCCCTACACTCAGACGGGCGGCATCCTGCAAACACGCATCAAAAGCTACGATGCATCCACCACCGACTTGAACAACCAGCAAACTGACCTGGACAGCCGGATGGACACCCTTACCACCACGCTCACCGCCAAGTATTCGGCGATGGATACACTGGTAGCCCAGCTCAACGCGACCAGTACCAGCGTTATGACTACGCTTAACTCCCTGAACACCAAATCTTCAGACTGA
- a CDS encoding flagellar protein FlaG: MDMSVKLNASYPPLTAQPAATSNAAPATAATSAATASDKTSVTRQPEKAELEQAVKDMQDFVNSTQRNLEFSIDDTTHQVVVKVIATDSGEVVRQIPSETALKLAQSLKDGNSTLFDTQV; this comes from the coding sequence ATGGACATGAGCGTTAAATTGAACGCGTCGTACCCGCCGCTGACGGCGCAACCGGCGGCCACCAGCAATGCGGCCCCAGCCACCGCCGCCACGAGTGCCGCGACCGCGAGCGATAAAACCAGTGTTACGCGACAGCCGGAAAAGGCAGAATTGGAACAAGCGGTGAAGGACATGCAGGACTTCGTCAACTCGACGCAGCGCAACCTGGAGTTCTCCATCGACGATACGACCCACCAGGTCGTGGTCAAGGTCATCGCCACCGACAGTGGCGAGGTGGTTCGGCAGATTCCGTCCGAAACCGCCTTGAAATTGGCGCAAAGCCTCAAGGACGGCAATAGTACGCTGTTCGATACGCAAGTCTGA